Proteins encoded in a region of the Elaeis guineensis isolate ETL-2024a chromosome 7, EG11, whole genome shotgun sequence genome:
- the LOC105048348 gene encoding cyclic pyranopterin monophosphate synthase, mitochondrial isoform X2 — protein MNNNLLILHLHCHEQWQEMESIFGEPPAGFSSSTSQESHFISTGSGESHQGLSHVDSSGQARMVDVSSKEDSKRVAVASCKVLLGQKAFHLVASNQVAKGDVLNVAKIAGINGAKHTSSLIPLCHNISLTHIRVDLALNEKDFSVEIEGEAATTGKTGVEMEAMTAVAVAGLTVYDMCKAASKDISITEIHLEHKTGGKSGDWSRKQ, from the exons ATGAACAATAATTTGTTAATCCTCCATCTTCACTGTCATGAACAATGGCAG GAAATGGAGTCAATCTTTGGTGAACCTCCAGCTGGTTTCAGTTCAAGTACTTCTCAAGAGTCTCATTTCATTTCCACTGGATCTGGTGAAAGCCATCAAGGCCTCAGTCATGTTGACAGCAGTGGGCAGGCCAGGATGGTAGATGTTTCCTCAAAAGAAGATAGCAAAAGAGTTGCTGTGGCTTCTTGCAAAGTTCTTCTAGGCCAAAAGGCATTTCATTTGGTTGCTTCTAACCAGGTAGCAAAAGGAGATGTCCTGAATGTGGCTAAGATTGCTGGGATTAATGGAGCAAAGCATACAAGCAGCCTCATCCCTTTGTGTCACAATATCAGTCTTACCCACATTCGTGTCGATCTAGCACTTAATGAGAAAGACTTTAGTGTGGAGATAGAAGGGGAAGCTGCAACAACAGGAAAGACGGGTGTGGAGATGGAGGCAATGACTGCAGTGGCTGTTGCTGGCCTCACAGTATATGACATGTGCAAAGCTGCTTCGAAGGACATTTCAATCACTGAAATCCATCTTGAACATAAGACTGGAGGAAAGAGTGGGGACTGGTCCAGAAAACAGTGA
- the LOC105048348 gene encoding cyclic pyranopterin monophosphate synthase, mitochondrial isoform X3: MESIFGEPPAGFSSSTSQESHFISTGSGESHQGLSHVDSSGQARMVDVSSKEDSKRVAVASCKVLLGQKAFHLVASNQVAKGDVLNVAKIAGINGAKHTSSLIPLCHNISLTHIRVDLALNEKDFSVEIEGEAATTGKTGVEMEAMTAVAVAGLTVYDMCKAASKDISITEIHLEHKTGGKSGDWSRKQ; the protein is encoded by the coding sequence ATGGAGTCAATCTTTGGTGAACCTCCAGCTGGTTTCAGTTCAAGTACTTCTCAAGAGTCTCATTTCATTTCCACTGGATCTGGTGAAAGCCATCAAGGCCTCAGTCATGTTGACAGCAGTGGGCAGGCCAGGATGGTAGATGTTTCCTCAAAAGAAGATAGCAAAAGAGTTGCTGTGGCTTCTTGCAAAGTTCTTCTAGGCCAAAAGGCATTTCATTTGGTTGCTTCTAACCAGGTAGCAAAAGGAGATGTCCTGAATGTGGCTAAGATTGCTGGGATTAATGGAGCAAAGCATACAAGCAGCCTCATCCCTTTGTGTCACAATATCAGTCTTACCCACATTCGTGTCGATCTAGCACTTAATGAGAAAGACTTTAGTGTGGAGATAGAAGGGGAAGCTGCAACAACAGGAAAGACGGGTGTGGAGATGGAGGCAATGACTGCAGTGGCTGTTGCTGGCCTCACAGTATATGACATGTGCAAAGCTGCTTCGAAGGACATTTCAATCACTGAAATCCATCTTGAACATAAGACTGGAGGAAAGAGTGGGGACTGGTCCAGAAAACAGTGA
- the LOC105048348 gene encoding cyclic pyranopterin monophosphate synthase, mitochondrial isoform X1 — MLLRQLRAHRSLGRRFISNSSHDLVISELNKEMESIFGEPPAGFSSSTSQESHFISTGSGESHQGLSHVDSSGQARMVDVSSKEDSKRVAVASCKVLLGQKAFHLVASNQVAKGDVLNVAKIAGINGAKHTSSLIPLCHNISLTHIRVDLALNEKDFSVEIEGEAATTGKTGVEMEAMTAVAVAGLTVYDMCKAASKDISITEIHLEHKTGGKSGDWSRKQ; from the exons ATGTTGCTTAGGCAATTGAGAGCCCATCGTTCTTTAGGGAGACGCTTCATCAGTAATAGTAGTCATGATCTTGTAATTTCCGAGCTTAATAAG GAAATGGAGTCAATCTTTGGTGAACCTCCAGCTGGTTTCAGTTCAAGTACTTCTCAAGAGTCTCATTTCATTTCCACTGGATCTGGTGAAAGCCATCAAGGCCTCAGTCATGTTGACAGCAGTGGGCAGGCCAGGATGGTAGATGTTTCCTCAAAAGAAGATAGCAAAAGAGTTGCTGTGGCTTCTTGCAAAGTTCTTCTAGGCCAAAAGGCATTTCATTTGGTTGCTTCTAACCAGGTAGCAAAAGGAGATGTCCTGAATGTGGCTAAGATTGCTGGGATTAATGGAGCAAAGCATACAAGCAGCCTCATCCCTTTGTGTCACAATATCAGTCTTACCCACATTCGTGTCGATCTAGCACTTAATGAGAAAGACTTTAGTGTGGAGATAGAAGGGGAAGCTGCAACAACAGGAAAGACGGGTGTGGAGATGGAGGCAATGACTGCAGTGGCTGTTGCTGGCCTCACAGTATATGACATGTGCAAAGCTGCTTCGAAGGACATTTCAATCACTGAAATCCATCTTGAACATAAGACTGGAGGAAAGAGTGGGGACTGGTCCAGAAAACAGTGA